TCGTCTTCTGGATTAAACACTATTTGATTAACCGCCACGTCGGCAAATACCCTAACTTCTTGTTCTCCAGCGATATAGTTACCTGCTGAAAGTATTCGTATTACGTATTCTTGACCATCACTGAGTTGTAGAGCTAATTGTTCTACTTGTGCTTGAGTAATTTGTACTAAGCGCTGATTGGTATCGCGATCTTCAATATTAAAAGCTTTTAGGGCGCTTTGATTGGCTTCTCTGAGGAGATGGTTAATGGCTTGGTTAACTGCTTCGGGTTCGACGACACGCACCAGATTAAAGGCTAAAATTTGACCTTTGGCGATGGTAATTGTCTGTGCTCTTAATTCTTGGTAGTTACGATAGTATTCTTCTAGAATGGCTACCTCTCGATTTAAAAAGCGAATTTGGTCTTCTAAATCTTGCAGTTGCGTTTTTTGCTCTGCTAATTCCAGGTTTTTGTTGGCGATCGCTCCATCGAGTTCTAAAATTTTCTGATCTCTAGTTAGGATCGCTATTTGTAAACTTTCTTGTTGTTGCTGTAAGTTTTGAATTTCTGCTTGTTTTGCGGCGATGACTTCGTTTTGAGTGGTTATTTGGGCTTTAAACTCTTCTACTTGATTTTTTAATTGTTCTCTTAACTGAGATAGTTGTTCTCTTTCTACTCGCAGAGACTGAACTTCTTGTTCTAGAACTGTAGCTTGTTGGGAGACTATTTGTAGTTGAATTTGAGCGTCTTGGTAATTTTGATTCAATGAGATCAAACGATCTTTAATCGCGGTTTGTTCGCTTTTGGCGATGCTCAGTTGTTCTTCTACTTGTGCTTTAGCGTCGCTAACTCTGGATAACTCTGCTTCTGCTTGTCGACGTTGTTTACGAATATCGTCTATTAAAAATATACCCTGACGCAAATTTTTACTCAATGCTAACAAAATGGCGAGGGTAGAACCAGCGATTAAAGTTCCGGTGATTACCGTGACGACTATGGCGGTTTGACGAGGACGAAGATTAAATAATCTCAGTCTTGCTTTACCTACTTTAGTGCCGAGGCGATCGCCCAGTGCTGCTATAATACCACCTAGTAACAATACAGCCAAGATCAATACAAGTGCACTGGTGGTCATAAGCCGCAACACTAGGAAATAATTTTTTAGGTAAATTGTTGGCTTAGTACTACAGGGTTATGAACTGTGATTTTCTTTTTATAGATTGAGATCATTTCTTCCTGTCTGAGTTCGCCTAGTAAACGAGTAACGGTCACACGAGTTGAGCCTATCGCTTCGGCGATCGCTTGGTGAGACAGTTTCAAATCTATTCTAATACCTTCGGCGGTAGGGAAACCAAAATCGCGACAAAGAATCAAGAGAAAACTGACTAGACGAGAACCCATATCCCTATGTGCTAGGGTTTCAATCATCATTTCTGTTTGCAAAATTCTCGATGATAGCCCCTGTAACATTAACATAGATAATTCAGAATTTTCCTTGAGGGACTGTTTAAAACTATCGATAGGAGCACTCAATAATTCTACCGGAGTAAAAGCGACGGCGTGGTAAAAACGGTCAGATTTTTCTCCTGTAATCAGAGATAAGACTCCAAAAACGCTATTTTCTCTGAGTAAAGCGACGGTAATCTCTTCTCCTGCTTCATAGACTCTAGAGAGTTTTACGGCTCCTTTGAGGAGAAAGTAGACTCTTTCTGCGGGATCTCCGGGAAAAAAGATAGTTTTACCACGATCAAAAGTCTCCACCATGGGTGAATAAACTCCCCCACCGATTTGACGAAATACAGTAGCTAACGGTTTATCTTGAGTTACGGATAGTTCCATTCTTGTTTTAATTACAACTAAGATTTTGTACTCATAAGTTTTAAAGCTAGAGATTATACAGAATAACCTGAGACGATTTGGTATGATTGAGCACTTTTTTTGAACAGTCTTTCTACCTGGCACACTGTGTCTCTATCCAAATAGCGTCTATTCTTATATTATCAATATACCCTCTATTTTAGTTAAAGAAAACACTATGTTAAATTTATCCGGCAAAAGAGCTCTAGTTACTGGTATTGCTAATAATCGTTCTATCGCTTGGGGTATAGCTCAACAACTCGCTCAAGGGGGAGCAGAACTAGGTATTACCTATCTCCCTGACGAAAAAGGACGCTTTGAAAAAAAGGTCAAAGAATTAGTAGAACCCCTTAACCCTACTCTATTTTTACCCTGCAATGTGGAAGATGAAGCCCAAGTTGAGGAAACTTTTGCTCAAGTTAAAGAAAATTGGGGAAAGTTAGATATTTTGATTCATTGCTTAGCTTTCGCTAATAAGGATGATCTAGTAGGTGATTTTAGTAATCTTTCTCGAGATGGTTTTCAAACTGCTTTAAATATTAGCGCCTATTCTCTTACTCGTTTGGCTAAAGCTGCAAAACCCTTGATGACTGAAGGCGGTAGTATCGTAACTCTTACGTATCTAGGAGGAGTTAGGGTTATCTCTAATTATAACGTCATGGGCATAGCTAAAGCTGCTCTAGAAATGAGTGTGCGCTATCTAGCGGCGGAATTAGGACCTCAGAATATAAGAGTTAACGCCATTTCCGCCGGACCGATTCGTACCTTGGCTTCTTCTGCGGTGGGGGGAATTTTAGATATGATTCATCACGTGGAAAATATCGCGCCTCTAAGACGTACTGTCACCCAAACCGAAGTAGGTAATACAGCAGCTTTTTTATGTAGTGATTTAGCGAGTGGTATCACTGGACAGATTATCTACGTAGACGCAGGATACGAAATTATGGGTTTGTAAAGTTATTGACATTTAATAGCAATAAATTTTAAATCCAGGCTGTTTTTTGAGCAGTCTGGTTTTTTATGCTTGCAACATTTATTTACACTTTATCGATTGACTTTTATTAAGAATCTTTCTAAATTAGTATTTGAACGTTAATGCTAATTATTAGCAATAGCTTAGAAAAAATCGCTAGGTCTCAAGGAAGAATTTTTTCATGACAAATGCACTTTTTTGGACTCCTGTGATGCGATCTTTGGGTTGGACTGGTGACGGCCCACGGATGCAGCGATCGGGAGCACCCCTGTTAACGGGAAATTCTCGTTTTGCTGAGCTTTCTGGACGACTGTTGGGAGCTCATATTGCCCATGGCGCCTTAATTGTTTTCTGGGCGGGAGCAATGACCCTATTTGAGTTGTCCCGTTTTAATCCTGATTTGCCGATGTATGAGCAAAATCTAATCATACTACCTCATTTAGCTACTCTCGGTATTGGAATTAGTGACAATGGGCAAGTCGTTAGTACATATGATTACTACGTGATCGGTATGTTGCATCTGATTAGTTCTGCCGTTTTAGCCGCAGGAGGTCTTTACCACGCTGTTTTAGGACCAGTTCAACTCGATGAAGAGGGATTTGGTTATGACTGGACTGATGGTAAGAAAATGACTAGTATTCTGGGCATTCATCTGATCTTACTGGGAATAGGATCTAGTCTCTTGGTTTTAAAAGCGGTTCAATGGGGAGGATTATATGACCCTGTTGTAGAGCAAGTGCGTCTAGTTCAACCCAACTTAGATCCTGTGCGTATTTTTGGCTATCTGTTTGGGTTTACTCCTACTGGTTGGCACATTACCGGAATGGCTGCTGTCGATAACTTAGAAGATGTTGTGGGTGGACACGTCTGGG
The Gloeocapsa sp. PCC 73106 DNA segment above includes these coding regions:
- the ntcA gene encoding global nitrogen regulator NtcA; protein product: MELSVTQDKPLATVFRQIGGGVYSPMVETFDRGKTIFFPGDPAERVYFLLKGAVKLSRVYEAGEEITVALLRENSVFGVLSLITGEKSDRFYHAVAFTPVELLSAPIDSFKQSLKENSELSMLMLQGLSSRILQTEMMIETLAHRDMGSRLVSFLLILCRDFGFPTAEGIRIDLKLSHQAIAEAIGSTRVTVTRLLGELRQEEMISIYKKKITVHNPVVLSQQFT
- a CDS encoding chlorophyll a/b binding light-harvesting protein; this encodes MTNALFWTPVMRSLGWTGDGPRMQRSGAPLLTGNSRFAELSGRLLGAHIAHGALIVFWAGAMTLFELSRFNPDLPMYEQNLIILPHLATLGIGISDNGQVVSTYDYYVIGMLHLISSAVLAAGGLYHAVLGPVQLDEEGFGYDWTDGKKMTSILGIHLILLGIGSSLLVLKAVQWGGLYDPVVEQVRLVQPNLDPVRIFGYLFGFTPTGWHITGMAAVDNLEDVVGGHVWVSLLCIVGGLYHIISEPQAWAKRALIWSGEAYLSYSLGALALVGFSVAVFVSVNEIAYPSVFYGTVGGTSQSLRAVLASVHAAFGFLALMGHLWHAYRARWAEQGKRYDSFFDFVAKNVNSVGA
- a CDS encoding DUF3084 domain-containing protein, whose amino-acid sequence is MTTSALVLILAVLLLGGIIAALGDRLGTKVGKARLRLFNLRPRQTAIVVTVITGTLIAGSTLAILLALSKNLRQGIFLIDDIRKQRRQAEAELSRVSDAKAQVEEQLSIAKSEQTAIKDRLISLNQNYQDAQIQLQIVSQQATVLEQEVQSLRVEREQLSQLREQLKNQVEEFKAQITTQNEVIAAKQAEIQNLQQQQESLQIAILTRDQKILELDGAIANKNLELAEQKTQLQDLEDQIRFLNREVAILEEYYRNYQELRAQTITIAKGQILAFNLVRVVEPEAVNQAINHLLREANQSALKAFNIEDRDTNQRLVQITQAQVEQLALQLSDGQEYVIRILSAGNYIAGEQEVRVFADVAVNQIVFNPEDELASVSIDADTTEEEQIQARIDWLLAASEFRARRAGVLGDIQIGDGRLITLVNFLQEVSEADQPPDEIKAIVSETSYTSGPLKLRLIALVNGKIRVST
- the fabI gene encoding enoyl-ACP reductase FabI, with translation MLNLSGKRALVTGIANNRSIAWGIAQQLAQGGAELGITYLPDEKGRFEKKVKELVEPLNPTLFLPCNVEDEAQVEETFAQVKENWGKLDILIHCLAFANKDDLVGDFSNLSRDGFQTALNISAYSLTRLAKAAKPLMTEGGSIVTLTYLGGVRVISNYNVMGIAKAALEMSVRYLAAELGPQNIRVNAISAGPIRTLASSAVGGILDMIHHVENIAPLRRTVTQTEVGNTAAFLCSDLASGITGQIIYVDAGYEIMGL